ctttcatttccttatgttcttttatGGAGTtcagaggtggtagtagtaatattagcagtaatagttgttgtaccagtattgttatcattattaagtttgtgtgtaattcaccacagtagTCCGCTGGTTACCCAACTGGCCTTTCCCCTACAGAGAGAGCTCAGAGTTTATACTgagcgatcttcgggtagaactgaaacgtgtgtgtatttacctaattgtatttacctaattgtaacatacgggaaaagagctatgctgtgttgtcccgtctccatatctattaatgtccagctttttcttaaaatcatgaatattccttgcgttgaccacttccacgtctaaactattccatgcttccaccttctatgaggaagctatatttttcacatctctcctataagtggccatttttagttttttcccatgccctctcgacattctttcattccacatacacatgtgtgtgtgtgtgtgtgtgtgtgtgtttgtttgtttgtttgttgttatgttACTACCCCTTCTGTTGCCTCACAGCATGTGGCCTCAAAATGTCTTGGAAATTTGAGagttcttcaatttttttccccagGTGTTTGGCTGGCTATGCTCGCCCCTTCCCTCATGTCCCTGTGGACACTATTTCAAAGGAATTGACACCCATGCCTAACACAAGTCTTATCCCTGACAGACCTTGCCCTGTCTTtggaaatgctttgctctctccattattttctaAGGTCAAAGAGATGATTGGTTTGGGTCTCAAGACTGTTTATATTGTTAGAAGTGTAGAAAACTTTTTAATCTATCACTCAAGAGGTTTTGCAAGTAGTAGAGGTAGAGAAATGTTGAGAGTACAAATATTCAGTGTCTTGTATTGTATTTGCCTTCACCTGTGATATGATATATGAGTTTCATGGGATTCCTGTCTATCTGTTGTATCTCATTGTTCTCATGGCCTTGTCTTTGTAAAGGGCACCGTTGGTAGTGCTGGACGTGGGGGGAGCTGTGGCGGGTGTTACCTGGTCACCTTTCAGCAGCAGCGTGTTCGTGGCAGTGACTGATGAGGGGCGGGTGTACGTGTATGACCTGTTCTTGCGGCGCTGTCGTCCACTATGTGTGCAGAGCCTGCTGCAGCGACGGCGCGTGGCAGCCACCTCTGTTGCCTTCAACCCCTTCCACCCCATTGTTGTGGTGGGCGGCGAGAGGCAAGACTCAATATTTTTTGGAGAATACCACTAAATTGTGAGAAAATTTGTATTAAACGAACACTTTTGCCCATCTTCtgacataaatttttctaaacAGGGGCCACCTTGTTGCCCTGAAGCTGTCACCCAACCTGAGGAAGCCACACAAGGATGCCAAGGGTGCTGACGCCCAGCGTCTGCGTGAACTGGAGCTGTACAAGATGGAGCGACTTATTgccaccagcaacaacacctCAGGCTGAGCAACCATATCTAGGCCACTGGTCATGGCAAACACTACTGCTGTGATCTATCCACAGCACAGGAAGCCACAGGCACACCTTTGTTGGTGCTGTTGTGAGGCATCATATGTCCTGTGAAGAATGAGTAGGGCTTGAAAGGCCCTGCATTGCTGCTGCCTTTCTGTGAACATTCATGTTGTGCAAGCTAACAATAACACAACATGAGAAGGCATGTTGGTCACTGACGTGATGAAATAAAGCCTTGTTCAAAATAGCACcagaataaaagataacacaAGTGGCTTGGCTTTCAGACTTCAGTGAAGAAAGACTGTCTATGATGCTGTGGTGTCCAGGAATCCTTCACTGGATCCACTCTAGAGACAGGTCCTTCTTGACTGTATATAAACCTCTGAATTAGATTGTTTCATGAAATTGGTAAAAAGATGCATTCTGTACACTCTGATGTTTGCCAGCAAACAAAATGATCTTGCAAGATAGGCTCAGACTTGatcaccacacctgcacactgGCTGCCATCCCTATCCAGCCTGCTGCTCACTGACAACtccatgctgctgctgccgcatGGGAGTGCAAAGAGTAAGGGATTTCTGAAGGATGGATCAGCTTCATTCACTCTGAGTACATTCTCCTTACTGAAATCCTGCCTTACCATATTTGGCAGCTACCAGTCACCACAAGAAAGCAGATCTGCTGAGTGTCAGGGGTGAGTGCATTGGAGACAATGCTGAAACTGTGCCAtcgtgaggtggtggtgagccaGCAGCCTTGCCAGTGTTCTGAGCCTGTATGGGCTGAACACCACCAGGCTGccagtgtgtggtgggtggagggCTGGGCTGCAGCAGAGCTCCAGTTGTTGACAGGACTCAAGAGGGATACCTCAGAATCTGTCTTCCATGTAACAGATTACCTTCCTACACAAAGGTGTGGCCTCTACCCTCACCTGTCAAATTCCATTAAGCACAAATGAAAGCTTCATTGGCTTCTTTGTAACATGCATTTGTGAGTCACATGATGGACGTCAATGTCATGATGAGCTTGCAGACTTTTGTTCTGCCTGAGATAGCAGCTCTCAGACAAGCACCACTGTCAACAGCACAGTATCTCAGAGGCAAATTGTTGGTATTTGCATGATAGCCAGGTCAATTCAACACAGCTTGATATATAACAGCTCTGCTGTTCCAGATACAATAACAATTTTTCTACTACATAAGGATGTGAGCCTCTCCTCAGGCCAGCACCAACTGTAACTAACCATCACAGTGGTGTGCTCTCATTCCTGCTACTTTGATTTATTTCttgctgatgctgttgctgctgccaaaCTACTATTTCTCatatcagtacacacacacacacacacacacacacacacacacacacacacacacacacacacacacacacacacacacaccgtgtagtgtagtggttagcatgcttgactcacaatcgagagggccgggtttgagtcccggcgcggcgaggcaaatgggcaagcctcttaatgtgtagcccctgttcacctagcagtaaataggtacgggatgtaactcgaggggttgtgacctcgctttcccggtgtgtggagtgtgttgtgatctcggtcctacccgaagattggtctatgagctctgagctcgctccgtaatgggaagactggctaggtgaccagcatgcgaccatggtgaattacacacacacacacacacacacacacacacacacacacacacacgtatttttGTATGATGTCAATGTTAATCATATCAGTACTAtgcattttgtatatatatttatatatatctatatctatatataatcACATAAGATGAATACATTTCTCTGAATGCTGATGATACATTATGCAAATTAAGAATATATATTTTGCAGTCAGTTGTCATTACTAAACTTTCAATATTATATGTGTAAGGTGCTACATGTTGCTATGCTAAtagaagtaaatgaaaaataccaGTATAATATGTCTTGAAGACTAAATGCGTAACAAATCCCACAAtgccacacacatacagacagcgCCCAGCCAAGTGCCAACCAGATAGGCTGACACTGGCACTCTGTGGCTCACTTTTCATTATTGTCAACAATGTCCAGCTTGGTACAAAATTAATGTTTATTCCTTGGATTGATAATGACTTACAAACTCAGGGAATATTAAATTTCAATTCATTACAAAAGCACTTCAAGAATTACTTGTGAATCTTTTACTTATACCAATGAAGTCTAGCTAATTATTCTTTTCAACACATGAATTAGTATTAGTGTGTGGTGCCTGACTCACTGGTGACCGGCTATGCATGGTGGCAGTGACTCaccaggaggaaggaggagggtgtgCATGAAAACTGAGTCATTAAAGTGTCCATGTTATACTGTCATTATTGACTTAACCCTTATAAGATTAGTTACAATTAAAGATAAAAGCAACATGATTTCAATGTTCTGTTTGTATAATTTTGTTCAAATCCTTGTCAGCAAACTTCTAACTTGTGGTAAAGCTACTATTCTTATTAAGCTGAGCCCTCAGTACCTATACATGTCCAAAAGTAATTAATGATGTGAATATAAATGTAAACACCAGCAACAGACTTTCTTTCTAGGGAATGAATCCCACAGAAGGCTTATCCTTGTCAGTCACACAGCGCACAGCAGGTGGGGCcactgatgatggtggtggtgggcaagcTAGGCAAGGGTGAGCCGGCTGGCGTCCACAAGGCACAGCTGCTGCAGTTTCTCATAGGTGAGTGGAGCATCTGCACACATAGGTAGTAGTATTAGAGAGAGTGGATTCCTTACTTGAATTATAAGAAATGTATCTTTTGTACCCATTACAGATATCTAGGACTGAGaatcctctttattttcatctttaaaaCCTGAATCAATGCATGCTGTGCTGAGGGAAGCCTGTGCATGAATGAGAGGCAGCAGGGAAAGACTGGAGgtagcacaacacaacacaggtgGTGGAGGCACAATGAAACACCATACTCACCCATCTGGAACCATCCGGTTGTGCCTGCGTCCTGCCTGGCACTGGTCACGGCCTGCCTCAGTGCCATCACCATAGAGTAGGCCAGGCACACGGGAGGCTCTGACGTCACTGCAGGAATAACAAACATAACAACTCATATTTTGTATTGTGTTGAAAGTATCACAGACAGAAATCTATGAGAGGTGTTTAATGTTTTGTGTACTATATATACATAACTGAACAGCCACTGACTTCAACATGCAACCCAAATGTACTAAATATATTAAGTATTATATCTATGTATACATGACTACAGCATCACCTAGTATTAGAAACGTGTAACCCAAAATATATGAGAGAGTTGTACTATCTGTGTCTGTGCTTGTATGTGTCTAGCGAGATGGATGAGTGGTAATgtccctatctgtctgtctatctgtgtgatATTCAATAttgtacataagaacataagaaaagagggaatctgcaagaggctgtcagaccCACACATGagaaaagctacctaattccatccatcatccccatccataaatttatctaatcttcttttaaagctccctattgagtcagcactaacaacatgactaCTCTGTGACTCAAGTGACACTCAATACAAGGCAGAAGTGACCCACCCTTGGAGGATTGTACGCCCACAGGGTTAGGGGCGTCCTGCAGCAGAGTGACTCGGATGTCCACAGGGATGTCCAGGGCCATGGGGGTGTGGTAAGTCTGCCGTGGGGGAGATGATATTCATTGCACTCAAACAAGCAGTAGCAATAATGTTGTTAAAAGAATATTACTGAACAAAGACTTTACAGGCATCAATTAGTAATCCTTTGGTGGCTCATgtaatcttattttattttatttttggcaATCCTAAGCAATTAAATTCTTCAAAAATTAAGTTCAAGTACTGAAAGGCACACTAGATATTTAGTGACATCTTTTCCTTTGGCTGTATTTAAAAATCATCATCTAGATTTATACATGAAGTTTAGAAGAAGCTATGGTAGTCAAAGGATTAAAGTGAACTGCCACAAGGGTCATTCTAcaaggttaaccccttcagtaccatgacacttttccatattcattttgcctactgtttgatgattttatacagcttcagaaactcatgtgggggagttaaaatagtgaagactgtggccattaatcttcggacttccatagacccttcttaatgtcagtaaaatggtctaatcatacacaaatctcaaagtaaaaatgtgtcatagtactgaaggggtcaatcctaatctttcccttccttcacctatccaggcactcacccacacactgtCTGTCAAATTCTTCCCAGTGGTGGCATCAAACTCAATCTTCTCCAGGCTGAGGAGTCCCTGGCCCATCACAAAGCCTCCCTCAATCTGTCCAATGTCCACCAGGGGGCTGAGGGAGCGCCCTGCATCCTCCAGGATGTCTGTGCGCAGGATCTGAGGTGAAGAGGTTTGTTATTCAAGAGCTCATAGGGAAATGATCATAGACTTTAGTGATGTGTGAGAAAATGTATGTAAATTTTAATGTTATATGACTGGCACTGTTACCTTCAGTAGGAAAGCCATATCAAGGTCTTACAACAGAAGTTTTCCCATTCATCcaaattaaaaatatatagtaaaacAACTGCAAACTTGAAACTTGATGCAGAAATTACATAAATATCTCAAGTTAATCTTAACAGTCAAGAAAAACTTGCTGTGAACTTGTATAGATGAATTAGTCTTAGTTGTTGATAAGGACTTCATATTAACTTgtatacacaaatagataacaTACACACTTGAGGTgagtggttagtggtggtgacttACCATGTACTGGCCAGTGAGGACATCAAGCTCCACCTCACTGCAGGCCACCCCAAACACTCCGTAGCCCTGGGTCTCGCCATTCCCATTCCTGGTAAGGCACAAGCCACGTTAAAGGCAGGCTCTCATCCTTGCATTTAACAAGGCAGGTTCTGATCCATACACTTTGCACAAACCACACTAACGAGGCAGGTTCATCCTTGCATCCCTTTTTTATCCAAGTGTCATATCAACAACAAAGATCTACATAAAAAGACCCACTGCCAGTTCCTaaagaaataagatagattTTCATCCTTACATTCTCAATAGCTATGTAAATCAATTAAATCTTATGAAAGTTGCCAAAGAAAACCCATTGAAGTGAAGCATCTAAGAGGAACTTTATAATTTCACAATagattgaaaaatgaaaatactgaaGATGAGTTctagaagagagacaaagaaagagattgTCATACACGTATCTCTGAGAGATGTCCACCCCAGCATTGAAGGCAGAGagcaccacctcctgccaggaAGCGTCGAGCAGGCCGGCCTCCTGCTTGTAGGCATCCAGGCGGGCACGCAGGATCTTGCAGGCCTCACCCACACTCTGACCACACCAGCCATGACTCGGTAAGTTAACATGTATCCTTGAACTCTAGTATGCTATAATTCTCAACACtaaatgcaacaaaataaacatcaacaagaaaaaaaaaagatgaagaagaatagaagcaaTTGTAGATGAGCTCAATAAATGTAAATGTAACTCTTTCATTGTGACACGCATCAATTCACACCATTGAAAACCACCAAATATAAGtataaacaagaaaggaagatgagaagacacAGAGTTTCCTAAAAGTGTAAAACAACAGAATGCAGCACCACAGTGACATTCATTGTGACACGCATCAGTTCACTCCATTGAAAAGAATCAAATATAAGTATGAACCAGCAAGGGAGGTGAGAAGACACAGTGTTTCCTATAGATGTAAAATAACAGAATGCAGCACCACAGGGACATACATAGGTGCAGGTGTCAGAATAGAATGTAGATGGGCTCAATAAATGTAAATGTAACTCTTTCATTGTAACATGTATCATTCACACCAttgaagacaagaaaggaagatgagaagacacAGGGTTTCCTATATGTGTAAAATAACAGAATGCAACACCACAGGGACATACATGGGAGCAGGTGTCAGAGCCCAGGGAGCCGCTGGTGCTGGAGGAGTTAGGGTTGGTATGGGTGTTGTTGGGCACGAAGTTGATGATGTCCATGCTGATGCCCAACTCATAGGCTGCCACTTGAGCCAcctgtcaacaccaccacctatgaagtctttcttttcttttctttcttttgtcttgcttCCGtatctacgacttgacttcttttaagagggaagtttcaagacatttgtcccagacttttggctaactctactaaccttttaggAAACTGGGAATTAAGTGGGcctcttttgttatattttttgttgtccttggccagcttcccctcttccataaaataaaaattgagtTTATATGATTTAGATTGTAAGATTTAGAATGTAAAagatttctgtttctctctcttttctttacagaCTGTCAGATTTAAAATGTACAGatgatttttcctccctcttattaatttacttcttatgatgcaaacatatatattttttctcttcctcttattaatcTACTCCTTGTGATGTATATTATCAGATTTAAAATGTAACactatcaattctctctctctctctctctctctctctctctctctctctctctctctctctctctctctctctctctctctctctctctctctctctctctctctgacttttaaAGATATGAATAATTTATCTCTCACTCTATTAACTCGCTTCACATGATACAGATTGTCACATTTAGATAAATATTTGTGCACTCTTCAGACACCATACAGTTGAACATGTGTATTGAAAGACTGCCAGGAAGGAATCATCACACCCACCTTTGTGTTGAGCCCCTGTCCCATCTCTGCCCCGCCGTGGGAGATGGACACTGAACCATCGCGAGCATTGACAGACACCATCACACTGAAGGGGTACACAGGCGGCACAGAGTGAGGCCACAGCATGGGCATCACTGTCAGGCCACGCTTCTTCCACAGATTGTCCTGATGAGGTGAGAAGCAGTATTGGTTTtcagtattcttaaacgcttcaATTCTATGATGCGtatccatattctttctgcttactattgggtgattttatacagcttagaaacttatgtgggggattagaatagtgaagactttgaccattaatattctgcatagacccttctgaatgcaaataaattcatctaatgacacccaaaactcatggcaaaaattgtgtcccagtactgaagaggttaacttttTAATGCACTTATTTCATGAATCATTACTAGTCTTCAATATTCACAAGTTTCAAGACACCAATCTTCTAATATAAGCAATCTTTCTGGCTTTCTCTTCATGGACTGTTGCCTCATTGTGgttttatttcctccctttttattACTCTAAGCCAGTatccctcttgcattaaaaataaACAGGAGTCATTACCTTCCTACTGACCAGAGCTATCACCTGTTGTGTTGCTCAACAATAAAGATGGTACACTGGCATTTCAAGCAGGAAAGACCAACACACCAGcttatgtatttccatcttcctacagcttgacttctttttagagggagatttcaagccatttgtcccagacttttggctaactctactaaccttttaaggaactggcagtcaagtgggcctttttttgctatgttttttgttgcccttggccagcttctgctcttccatagaaaaaaaaagaaagaaaaataatcagcCTTTACAAGTCCTCACCACACGGGTCCACACTCACCTTGTTGAACTGTTCCACATCCGCCTTGCGTTTCTCCACATCTGCCGAGGTCAACAGCTGAGTGATCATGTCTGAGATGAGGTTCCTTGGAATTGTAACCTCATCTGGCAAGTCCTTCACATCTGTTGGGTAAAAGAGTGAGCAATAGTTACTCCTCTTCAGATGGAAGTCATGTTAGAATCAAGAGAAGATGTTTGTAACTCTTCAATCTTGTATCATATTCTGAAATGTTTTGCTATTATGTCTCCACTAtgttcaaaaggctttagttgaagtgaaagATTAGCAAAGGtggttttatggttccagtgactgATTAACAAAATTTATAGATTACTGACAAGTAATGAGGACTCAGCAAATCATCCCTGTGGGCTTTGAAAGTAGTCGTGCTGCATAAGAGAGCAAaatatttcagaatatggacaATATAACCAAGATCAAAGAAGTGTTTAGCAGCACAACAAGTCATCCACACTCCGTACTGCAGCCTGCCATGCGGGAGCGCAGCTGGATGATCTGCTTGCCCAGTCGCCTCCTGCCACCGTCTGGGAGGAGGTTCTTCTGCCGCAGCTCCAGGGGATCCAGGCCGAGCTCCACTGCCACGTGGTCCATGATGTTCTCCATGTAGCAGATGCCCTCCACAGTTCCTGCCATgcacagtttgtttattttctctctctctctctctctctctctctctctctctctctctctctctctctctctctctctctctctctctctctctctctctctctctcacatttgcAGCTATATATCCCACCTAACATTAGTGTCCTTGCCTAggcataatattttcttttccagtccTTCTCTGCATTGTTCAATACAAGGAGGGCAGAGGCCACCACTGTGACTGACCTGGGGTGCGGCACCAGGTGGTGACAGGGGTGTTGGTGACGACAAACTGTGGGGTGAGCTCCCAGTTGGGGCAGTCATAGCAGGATGGCATTGCAGCCACGGCTGATGGAGTGCTTACATCAACACCCCTGTAGCCTGAGTTAGAAGTGAGTACAGCCTGCACTGCCTGCAGCTTGCCAGCATCATCAAACCCAACCTGAGAGttgggggagggtgagggaggcaggcacacacacatacacacacacacaaacatacacacagccACTGTATaactttctttaattctctttagGAACTGGCACTTTCAGTGGACTTTTTTTAATACCTATTGCATTAACCAGTCCTCCtgttacataacaaaaaaagaaggaaaactgaccTTTCCTCATGATGCCttgttcatttatctgtttaATGTGTCCCTATAATCCCAATGTTTCAAAGCAAGCACTGTCCCACCAGGGCTGAGGAGCACCCACCTTGTAACTGCACAGGTAAGATTCCCTGCCTCCCACAATTCTCATGTTGTCGCTGAGTTCCAGCTGGACGCGCACTGGCCGCCGCATCTTCTGGGCAGCCAAAGCAGTGGCTGTTGACACTATGTTGCACTGGTCAATCTTGCCGCCAAAGCCTCCACCAAGACGCTTGACACTCACATGCACTCTGCAGGTTAGAACCTCATGAGTACATCTCAGGTGTACAGTGAGCATGAATGTATGTGCAGTGTCTGGCTACATTCCCTGAGTGGTAGTGCCACCCTCCCCATCAACTCACTGGTTGTCGGGCACATCCAGCACCTGGGCAATGGCACGCTGGGTCTCAGAGGCCCACTGGGTGGAGCTGTGGACCTCGAAGCCATTGTCCGTCGGGTTCACAATTGTTATCTTCCAGACAAAATTGAGAAACATTACTTCACACACAAAGTATGTCACAGTTGAAAAGTTGTGAATGATAATGCACAAACAACATGATACATTGCAATTGTgtactaaaagaagaaaatttgccATGTATGTATTATTAATACTTTGGAAAGACAATATTTTTAAATGAAGTGTTTGACAACTGAATTAGATCACCTGTCAGCCCACCCACCTGAGTCTCCAGCTGGTAGTGGAGCTGCCCACCCCTTTGCATGGTGCCCTCAATGATGTGGGTGGAGGCAGCAAAGCCAGCTGTTGGGAGTGCAACAAAACTATTACTAGACAATTGTTATTGCCTGAGACTAATCATAAATAACTTCAAAGACTGAGGCAGAGCAGGGTTGTGGGAAGACTGGTGTGAAGAGTCAGGGAAGGAAGCCTCTTACCTGCCACATCTCCTATCACCACAGGAGGAAATGGGTTGGGAGGAAGGGGCTTGGTGAGGGCCTCCTCTATGGTGACCACTGGTGGCTGGATGTCATCATAGGTGACCTTCACTGCTGCCAGGCCGGCCTGAGCTGCATTCTTGGTGGTGGCCACCAGCAGGCCGATTGGCTGGCCATGGTACTCCACACGCTCCGATGCAAACACCTGCAAATGTGTGGCCAGTAAGTCTGACATGTATGAAGAGTGTGACTAGTAAATTTAACATGTATGGTGCAATGGAAAACTAGATTTGATATGTATTGTATTATGGAAAAGTATGACAAGAAACTTTGTTGTGTATGGTGGTATGGCTGATGAGGTGGCTGTGATTCAGTGAGCAGCACATAGCAAGTGTCTGGCTCCCTCACTCACCGGCTGGGAGCTGCCGGGGGTCCAGTCTGCAGCAAAGGCCAGCATGTTGTTCTGGCCACGAATGTCTTCAGCTCCAACAAAGCCCATAACTCCTGGGATGGCCTGGAAAGTAAGCAAGGAAATCCACAAGTTATCAAAAGACATAaatgttaactctctctctctctctctctctctctctctctctctctctctctctctctctctctctctctctctctctctctctctctctctctctctctctctctctctctctctctctctctctctctctctctcaccagggcATCTGTGGTGTCGATGGAAACAAGCCGAGCGTTGGCTTGTGTTGAGGTGACAAAGACGCCATGCAGCTCTCCAGGGTGTGCCGGGATCTTGGTGACATACTCAGCCTCACCTGTGTTGAAAAAAGTAACATTCACTGTCAGTCAAACACACCACTCTGCAGCTTTCCTTTATACCTaatttataatattttctcTACACTCCAATTAcattcaaaggctctagttgaagtgatgtgtg
This Portunus trituberculatus isolate SZX2019 chromosome 13, ASM1759143v1, whole genome shotgun sequence DNA region includes the following protein-coding sequences:
- the LOC123503217 gene encoding xanthine dehydrogenase/oxidase-like, with translation MPNHWQDVLWLLLQQAKGEGKKVCGKKSGGPLKLKDTTWHKPSSLQELLDTLAGLPEGVKYTLVCGNTAQAVYEGGPYSEYIYTGNIPELSAVRLETDGLVFGANVSITRLMEQLFLAAKSLGGFAYVSHLAETWKHLGNTSLRNLGSWGGNIATKVIHPDFTSDIFVGLVTAGATITTVGPDGSSDTHTLEELMEVDLVGQRRVILQLSLPPLPDNVFVRTIKVRPRTSTALADVSAGFKVRVDAAAAHTVVDSPVIVYNGINPSFIRATAAEAALAGKSLEDEAVVQAALSALATEVVPAIKPGETSPEYRLSLTQTLLYKMVLGVLGDSASSAVVSGADELVRPVSSGQQTFPENPEAWPVGKPVTKLEAPIQCSGEAEYVTKIPAHPGELHGVFVTSTQANARLVSIDTTDALAIPGVMGFVGAEDIRGQNNMLAFAADWTPGSSQPVFASERVEYHGQPIGLLVATTKNAAQAGLAAVKVTYDDIQPPVVTIEEALTKPLPPNPFPPVVIGDVAAGFAASTHIIEGTMQRGGQLHYQLETQITIVNPTDNGFEVHSSTQWASETQRAIAQVLDVPDNQVHVSVKRLGGGFGGKIDQCNIVSTATALAAQKMRRPVRVQLELSDNMRIVGGRESYLCSYKVGFDDAGKLQAVQAVLTSNSGYRGVDVSTPSAVAAMPSCYDCPNWELTPQFVVTNTPVTTWCRTPGTVEGICYMENIMDHVAVELGLDPLELRQKNLLPDGGRRRLGKQIIQLRSRMAGCNVKDLPDEVTIPRNLISDMITQLLTSADVEKRKADVEQFNKDNLWKKRGLTVMPMLWPHSVPPVYPFSVMVSVNARDGSVSISHGGAEMGQGLNTKVAQVAAYELGISMDIINFVPNNTHTNPNSSSTSGSLGSDTCSHSVGEACKILRARLDAYKQEAGLLDASWQEVVLSAFNAGVDISQRYVNGNGETQGYGVFGVACSEVELDVLTGQYMILRTDILEDAGRSLSPLVDIGQIEGGFVMGQGLLSLEKIEFDATTGKNLTDSVWTYHTPMALDIPVDIRVTLLQDAPNPVGVQSSKVTSEPPVCLAYSMVMALRQAVTSARQDAGTTGWFQMDAPLTYEKLQQLCLVDASRLTLA